The sequence GAATTGCGAAGTCTGCTGGACAAtaccaaggctgaattggtGAAGAAGAATGATGAGCTTAATGAATTGCGAAACCTCCTAGATGGTGCCAAGGTTGAATTGGAAAAGAAGGATGATGAGATGAAAGAATTAAAGAAGCAAAAGATTGATCAGGACTGGAATCCTGAGCAGTTCCGACTGTCTATTGTTGCAATTACAAACTCAATGAAGAGAGTGTTTGTTGACTTTGGTCTTGAGCCACCGGAAAGTGGAGATCCAAAGTCTGTGTTGAAGTTTCTTGAGATGCTACATGATTTGATCCTTAACAAAGAATTCAATTCCACTTTCTTAGTAGCCGCGAACGGGATACTGGCCTCGATTGCAAGTATATTTGAAAAACGTAGTGGCTTAACCATTGGCATGGAAACAACAATCAGTAATCCAGCCCGTCTCATTGAGAGTCTATTTACCTTAAGAGGCTTTATTGATTCCCACTTCTTTATTGATGCTAGTGTTATAGTTGAGGATTTCCATCTGATAAACAAGGACGACCTCCCAATTATATTTTGGGATTCTGCAGCAGATGTGCCTGAGTTGAAGCAGAAGGATATAGGTGCAAAATCAATCAATAACATCGACAAAAACTTCCACTTCTACGGGTATTTCAACATTCCAATGGTGGGGATGTTCAAGGGTGTTTTAACGAGAGTTCATGTGAACTTGCCAGATGAGGTCATGGTGAAACTTCAAGTAGGCAAACATACCCTTAATGATAAAAGGTTTTGGTTTGTCAATGCCAACGGTGCAGGTATATTTCAAAAAGAGCTTTTGAGTCTTGAAGACATCAAATTCACCCCTTCTCGGGTCTTGGGTGACCGAACCGACTTCTTAGAGTTTTTGCCGAGGATGAATCGAACCTTCGTTAATGAGAAGGGTGCATATCTCAAGTTTGACTTTATTGCCACCAAGAATCCAAGACCGTTGGGTGACAATGTGGTTCGCTATTATGATAAGGATTTTGTAATGCAAAATCCTTTTAAGTTGGTGCAATTTGATAAGAATGAACGTGTAAATGATATCA is a genomic window of Macadamia integrifolia cultivar HAES 741 chromosome 13, SCU_Mint_v3, whole genome shotgun sequence containing:
- the LOC122059846 gene encoding uncharacterized protein LOC122059846 isoform X3, with translation MSDDEGEFFECQSDSSFLERVVPLGPFCFPNLLLLKPQVVNEFQNLLNNTKAELAKKNDELNELRSLLDNTKAELVKKNDELNELRNLLDGAKVELEKKDDEMKELKKQKIDQDWNPEQFRLSIVAITNSMKRVFVDFGLEPPESGDPKSVLKFLEMLHDLILNKEFNSTFLVAANGILASIASIFEKRSGLTIGMETTISNPARLIESLFTLRGFIDSHFFIDASVIVEDFHLINKDDLPIIFWDSAADVPELKQKDIGAKSINNIDKNFHFYGYFNIPMVGMFKGVLTRVHVNLPDEVMVKLQVGKHTLNDKRFWFVNANGAGIFQKELLSLEDIKFTPSRVLGDRTDFLEFLPRMNRTFVNEKGAYLKFDFIATKNPRPLGDNVVRYYDKDFVMQNPFKLVQFDKNERVNDIIQHEVSFPASFSGGSQKYASWIVYEALGNDCAFTLRNICLIGKIMKASDTFRKNALVSVFFEQSQHGENCYVDALATTFFVFETEKTYWWDNVEKKPPKFI